In Citrus sinensis cultivar Valencia sweet orange chromosome 3, DVS_A1.0, whole genome shotgun sequence, the sequence GGTTAACAAACAACAGAGTGCCTTTAGGAATTATGTAGGTGCCAATTTTACAGTCTTCTAGTGCTCTTCTGTTAAGCAATGGAATTGGTGGATGAATCCGAAATGATTCTTTAATGATGGCTTGAATATAGGGGAGATGAGGAACGTCAGATTCTTGAACAAGCCTGTTTCTTCCCACAACTTGATCAATCTCTTGTTGTGCCTTCTGAAGCACCATTGGATGGTTTATGAGCTCTGCCAATGCCCATTCCACTGTCATGGATGAAGTGTCTGTGCCAGCTGTGAGGAAATCCTGGACAGATAGCAACAAAGATGTTACATGTTaggtaaaaaaattctaaaaaaaatatgtgttgCTTCCCATTAATCAAAAGCAACAAGACATCTGTTAGTACAAGGAGATTCATTGTTATAAAgataagatttatttatttattatttatttttttgttagagTTTTTAACTTGATGCTTTTGTTAAAGATTTGATTTATGGTCCATTTGGTACTATTATTGAGaagttgtaacttaaaaatcatGGCAAACACTTATAGCTGTGAATTTTTGTTAAGGTGATTTTATCCACtagttatttgattaaaaaaaaaagaaacttaaaatatttactagttttgtcacaaatatatttatgtcaaattttatttcacagatataatttctttttgacaCCTCAATATTAAACAAACCTTTGATTTAGATATGAGACCTCTAATAGGCTTAGATCAAATTCACACTTAAGATGTGGTAGCTACAAAATAGGTCCATGGGAATGGGAGCACCAAAATGCAAATAAttactcaaattattttaaaagcattTCACCGTCAATTGCATTAATGacacattaataattaatgcatTTATGCCACACCGATGAAGACAGAGTACAATTGAcaatatatattagttaaatataaatgactatttttaaagatgatgTTAAAAGAGACAAATATAGGtaatttgcattgattaagAAGCATCTTTTGGGAGACgtctttgtaaaattaaatataggtAAAATGAATCCAGTAGCTTTTGAACcgcaaaaaatacaaaaagaaacCAAAGTACAAAAATGGTATATTCCTAAACAAATGAACAGAGAccttatttatcaaataataataataaataatagtcTTGCTAACTTACATCTACTATAATTTACAtcaacttaaaattatttattttttaatatcactCAATTGTTACTtgtcaaacaattaaaaacttacagcaaattaattttgagtaAGTTGTAAGATAAAAACAATGTAACTTAGCAGCCGTaacaaaaacattaataacagtaaataaataaataaagcaagtGAAACATGACTTACCAAAAATAGGGCTTTGATGTGATCTCTAGTTAACTTGATCTCCGAATTCTGATTCTCCAGAACATCGAGCAAAATATCAAGCAAATCCTTCACTTTCTCTTCACtttccttcttctccttcctTAATTTTTCACGATTTGTTATGATATTCTCCAGCAACGAATCGAACCGTCGATGAATATCCTTGAATCTCCTGCGAAAACCCTGAATATCAAAGCTTTTGAAAATCCAAATAATGTCAGAGATATTAAACTCGCCAAAAATTTCAGTCACTTCACGAGCCAGGGTTCTACACTCTTCAGCCTGGCCCCCCTTTCCTGAACATCTAATGCTCAACATCATTTGAgatattatattgtttgtaaatttcaaCAATTCATCTGTAATATTAACACTTCCGCCAGATTTAGACTTCTCAAATAGAAACCGAATAAGCTCGTGCAACTCATTTGTTCGAATAGGAAGAAACTGGAGAAGGGTTCTGCTGCCCAAGAGCTCAACTGTGGTCAGCTTTTTCATGAATTGCCAATATGGGCCGTTGggagcaaaagcaaaagaagagTTATATGTAAGGCATTCAATGGCGGCAGAGCTGTTCCGGGCGGCAAAAGTAACATCATTTGTTTTGAGAAGCTCTTTGGTTACATCAGGAGAAGAAGTTACAACACCTAGGACAGAGCCTATGCGTATGGACATCAAGGGGCCATAGCGAGTTGAAAGCTTGTGAAAAGAATGGTGAAGGGAAGGGCCGAGGAGATGGAGGTGCCCGACGATCGGCAAGGCCCACGGGCTTGGTGGCAGTCGCCGTGAGTGTTTGATGGCTTTCAGCACTAGGGCGGACAAGATGAAGAGGGAAGCATAACAAATCAGTGGTTGAAGTGTCATGGCTAGAAAAGATCTATAGGGTTCTTGGGCACTGCCGTTGAGATGAGCGGACAACATGCATTTATATATGTTTCAATCATGGGAAATTTCAACAATGTGCCTAATGTTGtt encodes:
- the LOC102611200 gene encoding cytochrome P450 93B16-like, whose amino-acid sequence is MTLQPLICYASLFILSALVLKAIKHSRRLPPSPWALPIVGHLHLLGPSLHHSFHKLSTRYGPLMSIRIGSVLGVVTSSPDVTKELLKTNDVTFAARNSSAAIECLTYNSSFAFAPNGPYWQFMKKLTTVELLGSRTLLQFLPIRTNELHELIRFLFEKSKSGGSVNITDELLKFTNNIISQMMLSIRCSGKGGQAEECRTLAREVTEIFGEFNISDIIWIFKSFDIQGFRRRFKDIHRRFDSLLENIITNREKLRKEKKESEEKVKDLLDILLDVLENQNSEIKLTRDHIKALFLDFLTAGTDTSSMTVEWALAELINHPMVLQKAQQEIDQVVGRNRLVQESDVPHLPYIQAIIKESFRIHPPIPLLNRRALEDCKIGTYIIPKGTLLFVNLWSMGRDPEIWKNPLEFQPERFLSQSNSEINVRGLHYQLLPFGTGRRGCPGLSLAMQELPTTLAAMIQCFNFKVTSPDGVVDMSERPGLSSPRAQDLVCAPVARCAPSILN